AATAGCTGTAAGTGTAGGTGCCTGAAACGGGTGCAGCATCCACGGAAAAAGCCTCGAATGCGCTGGTGTCTGGAGACAGAGCACGCTGATAAGGCTGATTGTTGTTCCACCCCTCTGGACCCGTGAGGGTGACTTTGTAAGTCATGGAAGGGTCTGGTGGAAGGGTACCTTGATATTTCATGCGAAAAGCCGTGAGGGATTTGGGGAAGACTTCCTGTCCCTGAGCAGCAAAGTTTTCAGACGTGCCACCTGACATGTTGAAACTGCTCTCTGGAATCCCGAGGGTGTACACGCTGGTGCCAGCTTTGAGGGACGCCATGCACCCCACCACATGGTTTTCTTGCAGGTTGACCTGATAAGGCACCAACTGTTTCCAGCCATTGTCGGTGTTGTAGATGCGCAACTCATTCGCTCTGGGGGTGTTGGCAGGAAAGCTGATGCGCAGCCGGAGGCCACTGGGACAGGAAATCCCGGTTTCCAGAGGATCGGGAATGGGCCTTCCCTGAATGCCAGAGACCCGCACGGCCAGAGCATTGAAGTTTCCTGTCACCCCTGTGGGAGGGTTGGGTGTGGTGGTGAGGCCCACAGAGATGATGGCATCTTCAAGCAGTTTTCCTTTGTCGATGTCCAGTTGTCCATCCTGTGGATTGTCGGCCAGCACCGTTCCACCTTCACCGGCTTTGATCTTGGTGCCTGTGGGTGGTGGTGTCTGGGGTGAGCATGCAGCCAGAGCCAACAGGCCAAGCAACAACCATCTGCGGTCCATCATTTTCCCCTCCTGAGGTTGTGAAAGCGTGATGTTGTGTTCAGATCTGGACGAAAACCATGTTCAACATGTGTTCAACATGGTTTTGTTTGCACAGTGTTCTTTTCATTATGGTCCTTTTTTTCAGGTGGGTTGTGATGATGGCCGCAGCGGTTTGGTGCGTTGTCTGGAGAAACTTCAGCACCTCAGGTGATGCTTTCGGAGCTTTTCGGTACACTGGGCAGGGACCAAAGGCGATGAACAGAATGCACCTCAACATCCTCAAGCCG
The Deinococcus misasensis DSM 22328 genome window above contains:
- a CDS encoding fibronectin type III domain-containing protein, which encodes MMDRRWLLLGLLALAACSPQTPPPTGTKIKAGEGGTVLADNPQDGQLDIDKGKLLEDAIISVGLTTTPNPPTGVTGNFNALAVRVSGIQGRPIPDPLETGISCPSGLRLRISFPANTPRANELRIYNTDNGWKQLVPYQVNLQENHVVGCMASLKAGTSVYTLGIPESSFNMSGGTSENFAAQGQEVFPKSLTAFRMKYQGTLPPDPSMTYKVTLTGPEGWNNNQPYQRALSPDTSAFEAFSVDAAPVSGTYTYSYSDGVKTFSGTFNINAQSTLPRPSGLQVTRKPQTSNTFSVSWTAPEGIPLFLQETTVFQLGENPALLASDVGGSPAELTLPNFDPQKTYAFCVLAYGQNPQTTDFGVQVNESRSCTTSITLE